The Danio aesculapii chromosome 22, fDanAes4.1, whole genome shotgun sequence genomic sequence GCCGCACTATTCACAATCGTGTTATTGTAGGTCTTATGCAAACATATTGAAAATTTCCCTATGACGTAGCACATCAGATGGTAGTCACATAACCACCATGTGCAAAACACAAACtatataaacagaaaaaaatagcaCTCCATGATAGTTGTAATTGTCTGcgacattttatttacttttactttcgtggataaggaaatggtgttgtgcACActacactgaagacatccattagcctacatatttaatttcacttCTTAAGCGcaatgatttatttcaaaaccatttctaaattctgttttaatttccagtaaatgaataaatgaacaataataatgaagtgtgttaatatgtcctattcttatgccccatatggtgatgcatacattcctgaaaatagcaacacgcaaacaatgtgccttaacacacctcttttttttAGACCGGAACAGCCATGAGTCCGCAAAGTgtcacaaatggatttgctatttaaataacatggcgcaaaatgtgaaaattactgttgcgctggtctgaaaatagcaacacatcacgaCATTCActtcttgtgccttattgcgccattGTGTATGATAGAGTCCAAacaccgctgattggccattgtgttcacatgctcaacagaaatgaccgtgattggccgtgaaggacATCAGTTCACCATTCTTAACTTCTGTTCACAAagcacaaacacagatacagtgACAGTGGAGCGTTTTAAAAGTTCTGTCGATCAGCAGgtctgtctatgagctgacatatcAGCGATCCGATGATGGATCCACTGATTTAAACAGCTTTGAAattctccagtgtccctgtatctgtgtttgcactcggtgaaaagagagagagagagagagagagagagagagagagagagagagagagagagagagagagagagagagagagagagagagagagagagagagagagagagagagagagagagagagagagagagagagagagagagagagagagagagagagagagagagagagagattttttttgtcatttcagcttctatggctatgtcatggcaaaaaaacagatcaagtttaccacattGTATAAATACTAATTTTctagaattataaaaatatcctaataattaaaagtcatcaaaagcaataaataatatacaaggtaaaatgcataaataataataaataaataaaaaataataataataatatataagataaaaatataaaagtttttaaggtttccttttgataaaaattcacatttaaaaatatttcacttaaagtctctccagataaaaattgttatctgataacattaaaaatagggcattccacaagaatatgtttTACAGTTTGGTTTTTGTTGCAATATAGACATTTTGGGGTTCTTCTCCTTTGTTTATAGAAGATACCGCATTGGACACAcgagactcacacatgaacatttactcaatcTCTGAACATCAGTGAAGAGTGGTGAAgcgatgaccttcatggccaatcacagtcatttctatggagcatgtgaacacaatggccaatcagctgtgtttaagtatACGCTttaatggacatttttttttaaatttcagtaaccCTAGTGTGATGTAAATGTAAAGTTTCTCTCTTACCTCAGATTTTCAACAAATGCTCAATGTTCTTTTCCTCTGTGACTGCTTTGGGGAAATAAAGACAATCATATTACTTTAAGTAATGACATTTTCTTTCTAATGTAATATCTGTAGGTGATACTTGCCATTTTTAGAGGCCCTGCGACAAAAGTAAATCACACCAACAATTACAGCAATGACCGGCAGAACACCAACAAATACTCCAATGAGACCTAAAGTAACAAATGAatctaacacacacagacacacacacagacagacatgcatTGAATTGAGTGAAACTGATGGATAACTGGAAACGGTCTCATTATGTACTTCATGTACATAGTTCTGGTGTGGAATTGCTTTCCTATATTACcacatgaattaaaaatgaaatttgactGAATAAAAGCATAGTCACTTACAGTGGTTACATTTAATATTGAGAAACCCTTATTATAAATGATAACTGTGGCCTctaagtgaactgcagccaggAACCTATTATGAGTTAATTATCAATTAATTATTATGCTCAATTAATTCTgtacaattgattattcccagaatatcaaaattaactgtaggcggtagatctttctcatatctggcaccttaactctggaacagcctttctAGCTCAGTTccggaagcagacacactctgtcagttaaACTAGATTAAGGACACATCTccttgcattagcatacacataaaacaaatgctgttgaAATCCAAACCCTCTACAGCATTGTTAGTCtacattatttagggcaaccggagccaGGAACAATTCCCTTAAGAGGtaataatttgaacggcatctgcgcttatgttagtctgtttttattattcccgaggtttccataatcctggacccggccgcatcctgagcagctgctgtggtagtcatggaggagtggagagcatgagactgaccctgtaagaccccagtgacagacgagtcctagcattgatcctgaagggacaGCCTGTACaacagccggtgacctctcccacctgcagcttctccacgatggacgtccagcgcttCCCAGCCTCCggcgtctagactgcagctctgcacaagatgtttggccataggagaaatggtcatgtccatgcctggtttctctcgaggttttttaattcttcactttcgacaattggtgaagttttttccccgccgcggtcgccactagcttgcatgatTCAGGACATGTGGAGCCGCacgtcgatggatttgctcttcagtgtttgaactctcagcagtgaaaattaaaccacactgaactgaacttcaactctgaaaactgaaccgatgaacagttttaatttactataatcttctatgtgaagctgctttgacacaatctacattgtaaaagcgctacagaaacaaagatgaattgaattgaatgaaagcCCAATATATTAGAACAATAAGCacacaaagtttaaataattacaGGTCAATAAAAATTACAACTTTAAAGTTATACCTGCATGATTTAAAAAGTAGAAATTGACTAATAACTATAAACTAAAACTTAACTAAATGGCATtggctatatacagttgaagacaaaattattagcctccctttgaaatgtttgtttctttttttaaatatttcccaaattatgtttaacagagcaaaaaattttctcagtatgtctgataatatttttttcttctggagaaagtcttatttgttttttttcggctagaataaaagccatttttaattgtttaaacaccattttaaggtcaaaattagcccctttaagctatattttttgagtctacagaaaaaaacataatttgttttgtaacctaattaacctagttaaacctttaaatgtcactttaagctgtatagaagtgtcttgaaaaatatctagtcaaatattatttactgtcatcatggtaaagatcaaataaatcagttagtagaGATGAGTTATAATTagaattagaaatgtgttgaaaaaaatctggtcTCTGTTAAAAATCAGGGGAAAagataaacagtggggctaataattctgactttaactgtagatataataataataaactaaaaagcCAAAGTTACACACAAAAATGGCTCTTTAGCACTTAATCGGCTCATAAATTATGAAGAAACAATTTAAGTGCAATATAGAGCCTATAAAGACCTACACTGACATTCCTGACTCATGACCTCCTAAAAATAATGACTTCTAAAGTATACCTTTTAATTTTTGACCATGCGCTTAATTAAGTGATATTTTTATCACAATTATCATAATTGTGTCATATCAGTCATAATCATGTTATGTCGTCATTgatgactaatgtgaaaatgagcTTTCGTATTTTTGTGATGAAATCTAtagtaaataaaccaatatatacgtACTGCTGTCGTGCTCCTTTTTAATTGTATTCAGTTCTTCAATAGCTTTGCCTTGTCTAGACTGAGAGACTGAAAAACAAAAGGGAAGCAatgataactaaataaaaattaaattatcaaCTACTATCAGTTACTATCCCCAGACTCCGAGTGAGCAAACGTTATAATGTttgacaaacatgtaaagcatatttaattataatacttTCAGTTTCATTGATTACACGTGTACAGAAGGAATGAAGATAAACTGGTCATCTGCTATAAGGTAAGGGACTGAATAACTCACCACTGACggaaacaaaatatgtttttatggTTTCTCCAATGGTGCTCATTTTTTGAGTGACTTTAGTGCCGTCACACTTGGGCTTTCGGTTCAGGCTTTGGCTGATTCCTGCGCTCTCTCTTCTGATGAGCTCTGCTTCATAAACTCCAGTGTGTTTAGCTGTGATGCtcgtgatggtcagagatccagacTCATAGTCCACcttcagtctgtctctgaatctccCGCCCTCACCATCATATAAACAGCTCTTACTGGCTTCTCCATTGATCAGAGCGATGCGGGTGTCATTAAAGTACCACAGGATCTTATCATGCTGTTGTTTGGTAACATCAGTGTTTAGAGTCAGCGAATCTCCCTCCATCACCTTTATTTCAGCAGCAACCACAACTGCAGACACAAATATTAACAATATATGTGCATTTGGCAAGGAACTCATGATGATCTGCAGCATATTGCAGCCTACAAAGACTTCATTGAAGCACATGTAACTGTAAttttaagaagaagaaaaaaaaaaaaagaattgaggCAAAACTTTGACCCCGTCCATATGCACAAATgttaaaggctttttttggttTGGCCATCTGTCTACATGTAAACAGAGGTTCAGACGACTGAACCTGCCATGATATCCTTTGTTTAGTGTTAGATTGTGTGCCTGAAATcctttgtttacatgacaaatgtctgtatttataaaaaaaaaaaacatctgtgtgTACTGGGTCATTGCCTTATACAcactatttaattattaaaatctaTATTACCCTTGCCGTTTCCAGACAACAAGTTGCAGGGGGACCACCCAACAGCAGGGGGAGCAAATAACCCACTTGTAAACCGAAACCGAACTAAAcatgaaaactaaaaaaaatgaaacaatatcttttgaacaaaaaagaaaaagcacgTTGACTATTtggcaaaaacaaataaaagcattaaacGCAAGCTTGGCTaatttaatattcaaaataatctctgtgcaaataaaatgtcaaaatgttcCACTGCGACACAGCTGAACAAATACATTCATAAACATTAATCAGCATACTTATATTAACCTGTactcattaaaatataaaacaataaatgaacaaGACATGTATTATGTTTAGATGATTAAACTTgttgctgacaaatgggtaaagcAAAGATTTAAGATATTTCTTAATCAACATTCTATTACAGGTTTCGCTTATTTTTTAACGTCAGTGACTAAAATAAGACAAGTAAAAAAACGATATAAAACCAAACAGAATTGGGTGCATATAAGAGTCTCACAATATAGTCATTACACCTCCTTAgcctatttaaaacaaaataagttgGTTAAAGTAATGGTTAAGGacagagaaaaacaaacaccGTGAAGACGCAGTTTCAGTAAAACCGGTTTGACGAGAAACCAAACCTTTCGCTGAAAACAGGAAGTGctaaaaatatacacacaaacatccaCTTACCATCAcgaagaaaaataaaaagagtaaaaaGAAGACGAATTGCCATTATTGATAGAGTTGTTTAATTTCAGACGTTACATAGTGACTGCGATGTTGAACTGGAGACACACCAGGTAGTTTTAAAAGAGGCGGAGCACTTCGACCTGCCTTGTGTGCATACTTCCAGTATGCTGCAGGCGATCAGCTAATTATCAGATATTTTTCATCactttgttttatgtgtgtgtataaagaaTGTCACTGCATCATGGCTACATGGCAAGGCTATAGTTTCTTCGCTGGTGAGAGCTTCTGTTTTTAATCTTCATTTGCTGCAAGTATAAATAAGGTAAATAAAGATAAAGCGTCTGTTAAATTAATAAACGTCTAGCCTACTAGTGGACTTAATTACCAGGTAAGATAATACAATTTTAACCAATCATGACTCTTGGTGAATAAGCTGAACTTGATAGCCTGGCAAAAAAAATGACATAGCTtatttgtttatggatttaattTGCTTTGAAAAACCAAAATATCATTAGTCGAGGAAAGCAACACCCAGAATACTGACATATAAAACGTTTGATTGGCCAATGTGCAATCATTACCAGCTCAATTAGCGATGAAAAGTAGCTAGGCTATCATTTCTCATAAATCATGCGTTTCTCTGAAATCCTTTGCTTTCAATTCAAATTTGCATTCTAATCACATGACTCATAAGGGCGTATCTTTGAAACAAATaagttgtgattggttgagttACGAGAAGTGTATAGAGTATTTTGTTACACACTGTCTAGGGATGGTGCACAACATGAAAGACAAGACAACGAAATTGAAATGAAAGATTTATTGGGGTTTGAATTCATCATTTGTTGTGGTTTCTGGCTCTCCTCTTACTGAATCatgctcagactggggttatgaatatcagagtatactttattggaatatttcccaaaaaaagcAGAGACGTCCATaagcagacccatctctagtctcactccaggacaatccagtgtccctcaaatttgctatcccctttatccttgcttcctcccacctttgtgttttcacagctgtttactggttcaacaggcctctcccagctcctactcctttacaacccctatttaaagaccccttttcttgttggcccttataatgtacagatctaatataatcagcaccgtttttccacatacagttcacatttggtaatcatgactagtatctgtttcaaacatctaaactggactcttctctcccatacagtatgtgtcttttcaaatatacatgacagtttcaacatatgttgtata encodes the following:
- the LOC130216138 gene encoding uncharacterized protein LOC130216138 isoform X2 produces the protein MAIRLLFTLFIFLRDVVVAAEIKVMEGDSLTLNTDVTKQQHDKILWYFNDTRIALINGEASKSCLYDGEGGRFRDRLKVDYESGSLTITSITAKHTGVYEAELIRRESAGISQSLNRKPKCDGTKVTQKMSTIGETIKTYFVSVSVSQSRQGKAIEELNTIKKEHDSNSFVTLGLIGVFVGVLPVIAVIVGVIYFCRRASKNVTEEKNIEHLLKI
- the LOC130216138 gene encoding uncharacterized protein LOC130216138 isoform X1, with the protein product MAIRLLFTLFIFLRDVVVAAEIKVMEGDSLTLNTDVTKQQHDKILWYFNDTRIALINGEASKSCLYDGEGGRFRDRLKVDYESGSLTITSITAKHTGVYEAELIRRESAGISQSLNRKPKCDGTKVTQKMSTIGETIKTYFVSVSVSQSRQGKAIEELNTIKKEHDSNSFVTLGLIGVFVGVLPVIAVIVGVIYFCRRASKNAVTEEKNIEHLLKI
- the LOC130216138 gene encoding uncharacterized protein LOC130216138 isoform X3 is translated as MAIRLLFTLFIFLRDVVVAAEIKVMEGDSLTLNTDVTKQQHDKILWYFNDTRIALINGEASKSCLYDGEGGRFRDRLKVDYESGSLTITSITAKHTGVYEAELIRRESAGISQSLNRKPKCDGTKVTQKMSTIGETIKTYFVSVSVSQSRQGKAIEELNTIKKEHDSIFRVEVQFSVV